A window of the Streptomyces luomodiensis genome harbors these coding sequences:
- a CDS encoding DUF4956 domain-containing protein, whose product MNLDLQDLSGTFSVTDIVCAMALTFVLSTMIGYVYRFTHRNVSYSQSYVQTLVIVGMIVALIMLVVGSNLARAFSLVGALSVVRFRNAIKETRDVGFIFLVMGIGMAAGARFYTLAAIAGVGICLIIIVMHKFNWFHLDVQRQVVKVQVPAGEDHTGAISDVLIRYTSEFELVSTETIRGGALTEVFYTVRLKKGTEPGELVSALQERTFGQRVTVLTGYDQTDL is encoded by the coding sequence GTGAACCTCGACCTTCAGGACCTCAGCGGGACGTTCAGCGTCACCGACATCGTGTGCGCGATGGCGCTCACCTTCGTGCTCAGCACGATGATCGGCTACGTCTACCGCTTCACGCACCGCAACGTGTCCTACAGCCAGTCCTATGTGCAGACGCTCGTGATCGTCGGCATGATCGTCGCGCTCATCATGCTCGTCGTCGGCTCGAACCTGGCCCGTGCCTTCTCCCTCGTCGGCGCCCTGTCGGTGGTCCGTTTCCGAAACGCCATCAAGGAGACCCGGGACGTCGGCTTCATCTTCCTGGTGATGGGCATCGGCATGGCCGCGGGCGCCCGCTTCTACACCCTGGCCGCCATCGCGGGCGTCGGCATCTGCCTCATCATCATCGTGATGCACAAGTTCAACTGGTTCCACCTCGATGTGCAGCGCCAGGTCGTCAAGGTGCAGGTGCCCGCCGGTGAGGACCACACGGGCGCCATCAGCGATGTCCTGATCCGCTACACCAGCGAGTTCGAGCTCGTCAGCACGGAGACCATCCGCGGCGGCGCGCTGACCGAGGTCTTCTACACCGTCCGCCTGAAGAAGGGCACCGAGCCCGGAGAACTGGTCTCCGCCCTCCAGGAGCGCACCTTCGGGCAGCGCGTGACCGTGCTGACCGGATACGACCAGACCGATCTGTGA
- a CDS encoding polyphosphate polymerase domain-containing protein — translation MASRLHAFNRYELKYLVPVDQAAAIRDELAERMDRDEHSPVGGYGVWSLYYDTPALRFYWEKIEGLKFRRKLRIRHYGDLAGITDQSPVCVEIKQRVNRVTQKRRITVPYAVARQLCDGRQMIEHTAKERAFVEEVLELVVRLGLQPTVITGYQREALVGRDQDTGLRVTFDRRVRGRDRDFHFGTEGAENRFTLPPHLSVMEVKVNERTPYWITDLAARRNLNLIRVSKYVQSVEAFGLAPRSVFHVREEDFPPPITPTPVSAESPAAPAGTPVEA, via the coding sequence GTGGCGAGCCGGCTGCACGCCTTCAACCGCTACGAGTTGAAGTACCTGGTCCCCGTCGACCAGGCCGCGGCCATCCGGGACGAACTGGCCGAGCGCATGGACCGGGACGAGCACAGCCCGGTCGGCGGCTACGGGGTGTGGAGCCTGTACTACGACACCCCCGCGCTCCGCTTCTACTGGGAGAAGATCGAGGGGCTGAAGTTCCGGCGCAAGCTGCGCATCCGCCACTACGGAGACCTCGCGGGCATCACCGACCAGTCGCCCGTCTGCGTCGAGATCAAGCAGCGCGTCAACCGCGTCACGCAGAAACGGCGCATCACCGTGCCGTACGCAGTCGCCCGGCAGTTGTGCGACGGACGCCAGATGATCGAGCACACCGCGAAGGAGCGCGCCTTCGTCGAGGAGGTGCTGGAGCTGGTCGTCCGGCTCGGCCTCCAGCCGACCGTGATCACCGGCTATCAGCGTGAGGCGCTCGTCGGCCGCGACCAGGACACCGGATTACGGGTCACCTTCGACCGCCGCGTCCGGGGCCGGGACCGTGACTTCCACTTCGGTACCGAGGGCGCGGAGAACCGCTTCACCCTGCCCCCGCACCTGTCGGTGATGGAGGTCAAGGTCAACGAGCGCACCCCGTACTGGATCACCGATCTGGCGGCCCGCCGCAACCTGAACCTGATCCGGGTCTCCAAGTACGTCCAGTCCGTCGAGGCGTTCGGCCTCGCGCCGCGGTCGGTCTTCCACGTCCGTGAAGAGGACTTCCCCCCGCCCATCACCCCCACCCCGGTGTCCGCGGAGTCCCCCGCCGCGCCGGCCGGCACGCCCGTGGAGGCATGA
- a CDS encoding M1 family metallopeptidase, protein MARHTRNSTFTPWIAAALTTALTGVAACTADAATTSSGTGDPAPGAAGIGDTLHPGLGNGGYTVRHTDLAVRFAEDLTTYTATTTLRGRATRSLSRFNLDLTGTTVRSVTVDGREAAWDHSGEELRVTPAAPVPSGQGFSVEVTVHAPVADPEAAGKLGTSAIGMVRAKDTVQTLNQPSGAHRIAALADHPAQKAPTTITITAPARLNSIANGELTTSRREGAYTVRRFESRQKLAPELIQIGVGPFTVVKRRGPDGIKLRHALPNGEVNDLLPQIDTVVPKALRFFTQRLGAFPLRTYGVYATPMGGELETQSLTLLGSEELTKEGMEANGSDTVVAHEISHEYFGNSVSPRRWSDLWLNEGHAVYYQSLWAQETHGADLVDVMKRKYQDSAAELRKQGPIADPEAGAFTPGDMAPYGWGAYQGGALALYALRQKVGEDTFRRIERAWVAENRDSTAGTADFIRLAGRVAGRDLGPFLRSWLYSEKLPAMPGHPDWHTS, encoded by the coding sequence ATGGCTCGTCACACCCGAAACTCAACGTTCACACCGTGGATCGCCGCGGCACTGACCACCGCCCTGACGGGAGTGGCCGCCTGCACCGCCGACGCGGCGACCACCTCGAGCGGCACCGGCGACCCCGCGCCCGGAGCCGCCGGAATCGGCGACACGCTCCACCCCGGGCTGGGCAACGGGGGTTATACGGTGCGCCATACGGATCTGGCGGTGCGGTTCGCCGAGGACCTCACGACGTACACGGCGACCACCACGCTCCGCGGACGGGCCACCCGCTCCCTCTCCCGCTTCAACCTCGACCTGACCGGGACCACGGTCCGTTCGGTGACGGTCGACGGCCGCGAGGCGGCCTGGGACCACTCCGGAGAGGAGTTGCGGGTGACTCCGGCGGCGCCGGTGCCCAGCGGCCAGGGCTTCTCGGTGGAGGTCACGGTGCACGCGCCCGTGGCGGACCCCGAGGCGGCCGGGAAACTCGGCACATCGGCGATCGGGATGGTGCGGGCGAAGGACACCGTCCAGACCCTCAACCAGCCCTCGGGCGCGCATCGGATCGCCGCGCTCGCCGACCATCCGGCCCAGAAGGCGCCGACCACCATCACGATCACCGCTCCCGCGCGCCTGAACTCCATCGCCAACGGCGAACTCACCACCAGCCGGCGCGAAGGGGCGTACACCGTCCGCCGGTTCGAGAGCCGCCAAAAGCTCGCGCCCGAACTCATCCAGATCGGCGTCGGCCCCTTCACGGTGGTCAAGCGGCGCGGACCGGACGGCATCAAGCTGCGCCACGCCCTCCCCAACGGTGAAGTCAACGACCTCCTGCCGCAGATCGACACGGTCGTGCCCAAGGCGCTGCGCTTCTTCACCCAACGGCTGGGCGCGTTCCCGTTGCGGACGTACGGCGTCTACGCCACACCTATGGGCGGTGAGCTCGAGACGCAGTCCCTGACCCTGCTCGGCTCGGAGGAGCTGACCAAGGAGGGGATGGAGGCCAACGGCTCGGACACGGTCGTCGCGCACGAGATCTCCCACGAGTACTTCGGCAACAGCGTCTCACCCCGCCGGTGGAGCGACCTGTGGCTCAACGAGGGCCACGCCGTCTACTACCAGAGCCTGTGGGCCCAGGAGACGCACGGCGCCGATCTGGTCGACGTCATGAAGAGGAAGTACCAGGACTCCGCCGCCGAGTTGCGGAAGCAGGGGCCCATCGCCGATCCCGAGGCCGGCGCCTTCACGCCCGGGGACATGGCTCCCTACGGCTGGGGCGCCTACCAAGGCGGCGCCCTGGCGTTGTACGCGCTGCGGCAGAAGGTGGGCGAGGACACGTTCCGGCGCATCGAGCGCGCCTGGGTGGCGGAGAACCGCGACAGCACGGCGGGGACCGCCGACTTCATCCGCCTGGCCGGCCGCGTCGCGGGCCGCGACCTGGGCCCCTTCCTCCGCTCCTGGCTGTACTCCGAGAAGCTCCCGGCGATGCCCGGCCACCCCGACTGGCACACGTCCTGA
- a CDS encoding response regulator transcription factor, whose product MSDAAHTRSSEASRIRVLIADDQAMVRAGFRLILDAEAGIEVVGEAADGSECVALARRLRPEVCLVDIRMPNLDGLEVTRLLAGPGVVDPLRVVVVTTFDQDDYVHTAIRNGACGFLLKDAGPELLIEAVRSAANGGALVSPAVTVRLLRRLASQPGGATAKTPLTDRELDVTRLVAVGRTNQEICAELHLSLSTVKTHLSNIQVKLAVRNRVEIAAWAWDTGAVRNR is encoded by the coding sequence GTGAGCGATGCCGCGCACACACGGTCCTCCGAGGCTTCCCGGATCCGTGTGCTGATCGCGGACGACCAGGCGATGGTGCGCGCCGGGTTCCGGCTGATCCTCGACGCCGAGGCGGGCATCGAGGTGGTGGGCGAAGCCGCCGATGGCTCCGAGTGCGTGGCGCTGGCCCGGCGGCTTCGTCCCGAGGTGTGCCTGGTCGACATCCGTATGCCGAACCTGGACGGCCTGGAGGTGACCCGGCTGCTGGCCGGCCCCGGAGTGGTCGATCCGCTGAGGGTCGTCGTGGTCACCACATTCGACCAGGACGACTATGTGCACACCGCGATCCGCAATGGAGCCTGTGGCTTCCTGCTCAAGGACGCCGGTCCCGAACTGCTGATCGAGGCGGTGCGGTCGGCCGCGAACGGTGGCGCGCTGGTGTCTCCCGCGGTCACTGTGCGTCTGCTCCGGCGCTTGGCGAGTCAGCCCGGCGGCGCCACGGCGAAGACGCCCTTGACCGACAGGGAACTGGACGTCACCCGGCTGGTGGCGGTGGGCCGGACCAATCAGGAGATCTGCGCCGAACTGCACCTGTCGCTGTCCACGGTGAAAACCCACCTGAGCAACATCCAGGTCAAGCTCGCCGTCCGTAACCGCGTCGAGATCGCGGCCTGGGCCTGGGACACCGGAGCGGTGCGCAACCGGTAG
- a CDS encoding DUF5709 domain-containing protein, whose amino-acid sequence MMSEDKADDVYQPTGTNEEQEDAAPLDTQDALDERDYDEMLDEGYSPPEKPLGVTKHGTTAAEQQERETLDQRLAEETPDVEAPAGDGVGDLQEGEGEPLDPEAGTDRAGRLVAPDEGVRTDTTKEVLARDEGVDAGAAGAEEAAVHIVPDEQLEEADDGEPDR is encoded by the coding sequence ATGATGAGCGAAGACAAGGCAGACGACGTCTATCAGCCGACCGGCACCAACGAGGAGCAGGAGGACGCGGCCCCGCTGGACACCCAGGACGCCTTGGACGAGCGTGATTACGACGAGATGCTCGACGAGGGCTACTCCCCACCGGAGAAGCCGCTCGGTGTGACCAAGCACGGCACCACGGCGGCCGAACAGCAGGAGCGGGAGACGCTCGACCAGCGGCTGGCCGAAGAGACCCCCGACGTCGAAGCGCCGGCGGGCGACGGGGTGGGAGATCTACAGGAGGGCGAGGGAGAGCCCCTCGACCCCGAGGCCGGGACGGACCGGGCGGGCCGGCTCGTCGCCCCGGACGAGGGAGTCCGCACCGACACCACGAAGGAAGTCCTCGCCAGGGACGAAGGCGTCGACGCGGGTGCTGCCGGTGCCGAGGAGGCCGCCGTGCACATCGTCCCGGACGAACAGCTCGAGGAGGCAGACGACGGCGAACCGGATCGCTGA
- a CDS encoding SDR family oxidoreductase, with the protein MNQQERRHPVERHPQPEFPQQDQAHPGETEAMEPRPDHGENTYEGHGLLKDRRSVITGGDSGIGRAVALAFAREGADVCFGYLPEEEKDAQETVRLVESAGRRAVPFPCDIREESACQRLVDQAVEAFGGIDILVNNAAYQMSRPQGLEEITTEQFDRVMHTNLYAMFWLCKMALPHIPEGGSIINTTSVQAYKPSTHLLDYATTKGAIVTFTQGLAGNLAERGIRVNAVAPGPVWTPLIPATLPDTSTFGLQSPLNRPAQPAEMAPAYVFLASQQAGYITAEIVNATGGTPLP; encoded by the coding sequence GTGAATCAGCAGGAACGGCGTCATCCGGTGGAGCGGCATCCGCAGCCGGAGTTCCCGCAGCAGGACCAGGCGCACCCCGGCGAGACGGAGGCGATGGAGCCCCGGCCCGATCACGGCGAGAACACCTACGAAGGCCACGGGCTGCTGAAGGACCGGCGCTCTGTGATCACCGGGGGTGACTCGGGGATCGGCCGGGCGGTGGCGCTCGCCTTCGCCAGGGAGGGGGCCGACGTGTGCTTCGGCTATCTGCCCGAGGAGGAGAAGGACGCCCAGGAGACGGTGCGCCTCGTCGAGTCGGCCGGGCGCCGGGCGGTCCCCTTCCCTTGTGACATCCGCGAGGAAAGCGCATGTCAACGGCTGGTGGACCAGGCGGTCGAGGCGTTCGGCGGGATCGACATCCTCGTCAACAACGCCGCCTATCAGATGTCCCGGCCCCAGGGGCTGGAGGAGATCACGACCGAGCAGTTCGACCGGGTGATGCACACCAACCTCTACGCCATGTTCTGGCTGTGCAAGATGGCGCTTCCGCACATCCCGGAAGGCGGCAGCATCATCAACACCACCTCGGTACAGGCGTACAAACCCAGCACCCACCTGCTCGACTACGCCACCACCAAAGGTGCGATCGTCACGTTCACCCAGGGACTGGCCGGCAACCTCGCCGAGCGCGGTATCCGTGTCAACGCCGTGGCCCCCGGCCCGGTGTGGACACCCCTGATCCCCGCCACCCTGCCGGACACCTCGACCTTCGGCCTCCAGAGCCCCCTGAACCGCCCGGCGCAGCCCGCCGAGATGGCCCCCGCCTATGTCTTCCTGGCCTCGCAGCAGGCCGGCTACATCACCGCGGAGATCGTCAACGCCACCGGGGGCACGCCCCTGCCCTAG
- a CDS encoding DUF2165 domain-containing protein has product MSERAGRPRSPRAFSVISGVLTGTIALYITLVAFGNITDFDTNQQFVRHVLAMDTTFKDEDLMWRAIESPALQDTAYIAIIVWESLAAVVLLAATAMWCAGPQGDRVRRARQASTLGLLMLMLLFGAGFIAIGGEWFAMWQSKQWNGLEAATRVFVLCGLVLLLLHLPSAERAERAGRPGAESAPDSASESAPDSAFGSAR; this is encoded by the coding sequence GTGAGCGAGCGAGCCGGCAGACCGCGTTCCCCCCGCGCCTTCTCCGTCATCTCGGGGGTGCTCACCGGGACGATCGCGCTCTACATCACGCTCGTGGCCTTCGGCAACATCACCGACTTCGACACCAACCAGCAGTTCGTGCGGCACGTCCTGGCGATGGACACGACGTTCAAGGACGAGGACCTGATGTGGCGGGCGATCGAATCACCCGCCCTCCAGGACACCGCCTACATCGCCATCATCGTCTGGGAAAGCCTCGCCGCCGTTGTCCTCCTCGCCGCGACGGCCATGTGGTGCGCGGGCCCGCAGGGGGACCGCGTCCGCCGCGCCCGTCAGGCCAGCACCCTGGGGCTGTTGATGCTGATGCTGCTGTTCGGCGCCGGGTTCATCGCCATCGGTGGCGAGTGGTTCGCCATGTGGCAGTCGAAGCAGTGGAACGGGCTGGAGGCCGCCACTCGCGTCTTCGTGCTCTGCGGGCTCGTCCTGCTGCTCCTTCACCTGCCCTCGGCCGAGCGGGCCGAGCGGGCCGGGCGACCCGGTGCCGAGTCCGCGCCCGACTCCGCTTCCGAGTCAGCGCCCGACTCCGCCTTCGGCTCCGCGCGCTGA
- a CDS encoding MFS transporter, whose amino-acid sequence MPLLATTPVEKMTGPYARRWWALLVLCLSLLIVVMANTSLIVAAPDMTRDLGLSSSDLQWVIDGYTVPYAALMLVLGSIGDKYSRRGALLTGLVIFAAGSVTGSLVEKTELVIAARAAMGVGAAVVMPATLSLLAAIFPRGERAKAITAWSATSGLAIAVGPLVAGWLLEDHAWGSTFLINVPVAVLAVIGALVLVPPSKARDMGRIDYIGGLLSIVSVGCLVYATIEGPHFGWGTGPIAAAVIAGVGLLAFVAWELRHPRPMLNVRKFAQRGFGGSMLAVLFFFFGTFGALYYATQYLQFVLGYGPLETGVRLLPLAGAVFVGAAATALLTPKLGVKVMVVTGMVIGTAGVFLLAQVDKGSAYADFLAPLVMLGFAIGLSVSPATDTIMGSFPEAELGVAGGANDTALEMGGALGIAILGSLLGTAYRDKLTDLTGGHLPAAALDTAKDSVGGGLAVAEEVAKSPAGGPQQAQALIEAVHESFAHSVAQTSLIGGIIMAAGTMIVLAVLPGGRNAGRPRPEEPTAAGQDVEYGASAARPLDQRAEPKAESGADSEAESGADSAPGRPARSARSAEGR is encoded by the coding sequence ATGCCCTTGCTTGCCACCACGCCCGTCGAGAAGATGACCGGGCCGTACGCCCGGCGCTGGTGGGCGCTGCTGGTGCTGTGCCTGAGCCTGCTGATCGTGGTCATGGCGAACACCTCCCTGATCGTGGCCGCGCCGGACATGACCAGGGACCTGGGGCTGAGCAGTAGTGACCTCCAGTGGGTCATCGACGGCTACACCGTCCCGTACGCCGCGCTGATGCTGGTGCTGGGCTCGATCGGCGACAAGTACAGCCGCCGTGGCGCGCTCCTCACGGGTCTGGTGATCTTCGCGGCCGGTTCGGTCACGGGCAGCCTGGTCGAGAAGACCGAGCTGGTGATCGCGGCCCGCGCGGCCATGGGTGTCGGGGCCGCGGTGGTCATGCCGGCCACGCTGTCCCTGCTGGCCGCGATCTTCCCCCGGGGTGAGCGTGCCAAGGCGATCACGGCCTGGTCCGCCACCTCCGGCCTCGCCATCGCGGTCGGCCCGCTGGTGGCCGGATGGCTGCTGGAGGACCACGCCTGGGGTTCCACCTTCCTGATCAACGTCCCCGTCGCCGTCCTCGCCGTGATCGGCGCGCTGGTCCTGGTGCCGCCGTCCAAGGCGCGGGACATGGGCCGGATCGACTACATCGGCGGTCTGCTGTCGATCGTCTCGGTCGGCTGCCTGGTCTACGCGACCATCGAGGGTCCGCACTTCGGCTGGGGCACCGGCCCCATCGCGGCGGCTGTGATCGCCGGAGTCGGCCTGCTGGCCTTCGTGGCCTGGGAGTTGCGCCACCCGCGCCCCATGCTGAACGTGCGCAAGTTCGCCCAGCGGGGGTTCGGCGGCTCGATGCTGGCGGTGCTGTTCTTCTTCTTCGGCACCTTCGGGGCGCTCTACTACGCCACCCAGTACCTCCAGTTCGTGCTCGGCTACGGTCCGCTGGAGACCGGTGTGCGACTGCTGCCACTGGCCGGTGCCGTCTTCGTCGGCGCCGCGGCCACCGCACTGCTGACACCCAAGCTGGGTGTGAAGGTCATGGTCGTCACCGGCATGGTGATCGGCACGGCCGGGGTCTTCCTCCTCGCTCAGGTCGACAAGGGCTCCGCGTACGCCGACTTCCTGGCGCCACTGGTGATGCTGGGCTTCGCGATCGGGCTCAGCGTGTCCCCGGCCACGGACACCATCATGGGTTCCTTCCCCGAAGCCGAGCTGGGCGTGGCCGGTGGCGCCAACGACACCGCGCTGGAGATGGGCGGCGCCCTGGGCATCGCGATCCTCGGCTCACTGCTGGGCACCGCCTACCGTGACAAGCTCACCGACCTGACCGGAGGCCACCTCCCGGCCGCGGCGCTGGACACGGCGAAGGACTCGGTGGGCGGCGGTCTGGCTGTCGCCGAGGAGGTCGCGAAGAGCCCGGCCGGCGGTCCCCAGCAGGCACAGGCCCTGATCGAGGCGGTGCACGAGTCCTTCGCGCACAGCGTGGCGCAGACCAGCCTGATCGGCGGGATCATCATGGCTGCCGGGACGATGATCGTCCTCGCCGTACTGCCCGGCGGCCGGAACGCCGGCCGGCCCCGACCGGAGGAGCCGACGGCGGCAGGCCAGGACGTGGAGTACGGCGCGTCCGCGGCGCGCCCGCTCGATCAGCGCGCGGAGCCGAAGGCGGAGTCGGGCGCTGACTCGGAAGCGGAGTCGGGCGCGGACTCGGCACCGGGTCGCCCGGCCCGCTCGGCCCGCTCGGCCGAGGGCAGGTGA
- a CDS encoding TetR/AcrR family transcriptional regulator produces the protein MAKSAAREPQRRNARSNRARILATARRELGRNPDITLEELARAAGVVRRTLFGHFPGRAALLEALVEEASESLQGAAAAAARPSEPADRALAYFLLSTWPVGDRYRMLLAVTRRDLGADSVGEVLRPARDEVTAILERGQRDGVFHTHLPPAVLSAGLEAMTVALLEQVNTGALEDDGTRAAVAMLIAAGVPREQASAVVDAVAATLSE, from the coding sequence GTGGCCAAGTCCGCCGCCCGTGAGCCGCAGCGACGCAACGCGCGCTCGAACCGGGCGCGCATCCTGGCCACGGCACGTCGGGAACTGGGACGGAACCCCGACATCACCCTGGAAGAGCTGGCGCGAGCCGCCGGTGTCGTGCGGCGCACTCTCTTCGGCCACTTCCCCGGACGGGCGGCGCTTCTGGAAGCGCTGGTGGAGGAGGCCTCCGAAAGCCTCCAGGGCGCGGCGGCGGCCGCGGCGAGGCCGTCGGAGCCGGCCGACCGGGCGCTCGCGTACTTCTTGCTGTCGACGTGGCCCGTGGGCGACCGCTACCGGATGCTCCTGGCGGTGACCCGGCGCGACCTGGGCGCGGACAGCGTGGGCGAGGTCCTCAGGCCGGCCCGCGACGAGGTCACGGCCATCCTGGAACGAGGGCAGCGGGACGGCGTCTTCCACACCCACCTGCCGCCCGCCGTGCTCAGCGCCGGGCTCGAAGCGATGACGGTCGCCCTGCTGGAACAGGTCAACACCGGGGCGCTGGAGGACGACGGGACCCGGGCCGCCGTCGCCATGCTCATCGCGGCCGGTGTGCCGCGGGAACAGGCGTCTGCCGTGGTCGACGCCGTCGCCGCCACGCTGTCGGAGTAA
- a CDS encoding enoyl-CoA hydratase/isomerase family protein has translation MADSPARNATSPGPPIPPSVSVTMREGIAVLLLNRPDYGNAMNTALLEELLAATEVLARDPALRGVLMSGAGKAFSLGGDIREFHQALSDDTFDATAYGDRLTHLLKRTVLAIRALPCPVLAAVNGQAAGAGFSLALACDLRLASRRASFHFAYGAIGASTDAGMAWFLPRAVGYARALELLLEQPVIRAPQALREGLVSAVVDPDELVEAGLRRLRELAQAAPHTIRSAKRLLDRSLSLPLADHLELERADFATGVASRDMRHGIASLLTGEWPEFRGE, from the coding sequence ATGGCAGACAGTCCGGCACGGAACGCGACAAGCCCTGGTCCGCCGATTCCCCCGTCCGTCAGCGTGACGATGCGGGAAGGGATCGCCGTACTGCTTCTGAACCGCCCCGACTACGGCAATGCGATGAATACCGCGCTCCTGGAGGAACTCCTCGCTGCGACGGAAGTACTAGCCCGGGACCCGGCACTGCGCGGAGTGCTGATGAGCGGTGCCGGCAAGGCGTTCAGTCTCGGCGGGGACATCCGCGAGTTCCACCAGGCGCTGTCGGACGACACGTTCGACGCCACGGCTTACGGAGACCGCCTTACCCACCTCTTGAAACGGACCGTCCTGGCGATCCGCGCGCTCCCCTGCCCGGTGCTGGCCGCCGTCAACGGCCAGGCGGCCGGGGCCGGTTTCTCCCTCGCGCTCGCCTGCGACCTGCGACTGGCGTCCCGGCGGGCCTCGTTCCACTTCGCCTACGGAGCGATCGGCGCGTCCACCGACGCCGGTATGGCATGGTTCCTGCCCCGCGCGGTCGGATACGCGCGCGCCCTGGAACTGCTGCTGGAACAGCCGGTGATACGTGCGCCACAGGCCCTGCGGGAGGGCCTGGTCAGCGCGGTCGTGGACCCCGACGAGCTGGTGGAGGCGGGGCTGCGGCGGCTGCGCGAGCTGGCACAGGCCGCGCCGCACACGATCCGCAGCGCCAAGCGCCTGCTGGACCGGAGCCTGTCCCTGCCGCTCGCCGACCATCTCGAACTGGAACGCGCGGACTTCGCCACGGGGGTCGCGTCACGGGACATGCGCCACGGGATCGCGTCCCTGCTGACCGGGGAGTGGCCCGAGTTCCGGGGCGAGTGA
- the fabG gene encoding 3-oxoacyl-ACP reductase FabG codes for MTGASRGIGAAVARELAATGRPVIVGFRQDETAAKQTVADIERAGGTALACRADVTEADGVEALFRTAEEAYGRVLVLVNNAGIRADQVFAAMEPSDWHAVLDTNLSAVYRTMHRALPVMSRARFGRIVNIGSVLGSRSLPGVANYAAAKAGLEGLTRSVAVEVARRGITVNTVAPGLVETELVADVEFLRRSARTAIPARRAAQPAEIASCVRFLAAPEAGYLTGTTITVDGGLSAAAFVPHVPKD; via the coding sequence GTGACGGGCGCCTCACGGGGCATCGGCGCTGCCGTCGCCCGCGAACTCGCCGCCACCGGCCGTCCCGTGATCGTCGGGTTCCGCCAGGACGAGACCGCCGCGAAACAGACCGTGGCCGACATCGAACGGGCCGGGGGAACGGCCCTCGCCTGCCGCGCGGACGTCACCGAGGCCGACGGCGTCGAAGCGCTGTTCCGCACCGCCGAGGAGGCGTACGGGCGGGTGCTGGTCCTCGTCAACAACGCGGGCATCCGGGCCGACCAGGTGTTCGCGGCGATGGAGCCGTCCGACTGGCACGCGGTGCTCGACACCAACCTCAGCGCTGTCTACCGCACCATGCACCGCGCGCTGCCGGTCATGTCCAGGGCACGCTTCGGCCGTATCGTCAACATCGGATCGGTGCTCGGCAGCCGGTCGCTGCCCGGGGTCGCCAACTACGCGGCCGCGAAGGCGGGGCTCGAAGGGCTCACCCGATCGGTCGCGGTCGAGGTCGCCCGGCGCGGCATCACCGTGAACACCGTCGCGCCCGGCCTGGTCGAGACCGAGCTCGTGGCCGACGTCGAGTTCCTCAGACGCTCGGCACGCACCGCCATCCCCGCCCGACGGGCCGCCCAGCCGGCGGAGATCGCCTCCTGTGTCCGTTTCCTCGCCGCACCGGAGGCGGGCTATCTGACCGGAACCACGATCACCGTCGACGGAGGGCTCTCGGCCGCCGCGTTCGTTCCGCACGTGCCCAAGGACTGA
- a CDS encoding acyl carrier protein: MPTTPVTREAVSAFVTEALADFGADPDAITMDATFEDLEIDSLDLVELGQAVKKTFGIHVRPKDMDDVKTVGEALDAMLATAGL; this comes from the coding sequence ATGCCCACCACCCCAGTCACCCGCGAGGCCGTCAGCGCGTTCGTCACCGAGGCGCTCGCCGACTTCGGCGCCGATCCCGACGCGATCACGATGGACGCCACCTTCGAGGATCTGGAGATCGACTCCCTGGACCTGGTGGAACTGGGCCAGGCCGTGAAGAAGACGTTCGGCATCCACGTCCGCCCGAAGGACATGGACGACGTCAAGACGGTGGGTGAGGCCCTCGACGCCATGTTGGCCACCGCGGGGCTGTGA